A window of Cytobacillus sp. FSL H8-0458 genomic DNA:
TTAAGTAAGCTGGCAGCCTTCTTTCCAGCCGTCTGAAGCTGATCAGCGGATTCAGCCTGAAGTGTCACCTGGGTAAAGTCACTCTTCCCATAAATAGTCTGCCATGTTTTCGTAGGCACGTAGATCTCCAGAACACCGAATGAAAAGAGCCCTGTCGGCTTTTCCATGACGCCAATAATCTCAATCGGCTGGTTCCCAATCCGGATCACTTCGCCAACAGGCGACTGGCCGTCAAAGAGCTCCTCCTGCATGGAAAAACTGACAAGCCCCACCCTGCGTCCGCCAAGGAAATCCGCAGCCGTGAAGGATCGCCCTTTTTCCAGGTCCACATTGTTCAGCTCAAAAAAGGCAGGACCTACTCCTGTTGTTGAAGTCTCTGCAGTCTGTTCTCCATATGAAGCCTGTGAAAACTGTGAGCTTGAAGCAACTACCCGTTTAATCTCGGGAATCTGCTCCAGTGCTTTGATATCTTCCCCATCAAAAGGAGCTTCATTAAATATGTTCGGGTTTGCCTGAATTTCCTCCTCTGAAGGCTGATATAATAATTCCACTGTATTGCCCGGGCCTGTCAGCTGCGTTTTAAGCATCGCTTCTCCGCCCTGGCCGATGGCAACCACAATGATGACCGCCCCAACACCAATAATGATCCCAATCATGGTTAAAACCGATCGCATTTTATGCGCCTTTAATGAGCTGAGCGCCATTTTGATATTTTCTAAAAAACTCATACAGGCGCCCCCCTCCGGGAAGGTTCAGCGTTCACAATCAGCCCGTCCCTCACCATAATCGTGTGATGAGCATATTCTGCTATCTCAGGTTCATGTGTCACCATTACAATCGTTGATCCTTCATGGTTCAGCTCACTGAACAGATCCATAATGGAGGCACTTGTTTTCGTATCAAGTGCACCTGTCGGTTCATCCGCCAAGATGATTTTCGGCTCGTTCACAATCGCCCGGGCGATGGCAACCCGCTGCTTCTGCCCTCCTGATAAGGCATTCGGCAGATGCTCCATCCGATCAGCAAGGCCCACTTTAACCAGCGCTGCTTCCGCCCGTTCCAATCGTTCCTTTTTGGCAAGTCCGCTATAAATCATAGGCAGCTCCACATTTTGAATAGCCGTCAGCCTCGGAAGCAGATGAAACTGCTGAAACACAAACCCGATCGACTGATTTCTGACCTTGGCCAGCTCTGCTTCCGAGTAATGGGATATATTCTCTCCATCCAGTTCATATATTCCTTCTGTCGGCAGATCGAGGCATCCAATAATATTCATAAGTGTGGATTTGCCCGATCCGGATGGCCCCATAATGGCTACAGAATCACCTTGCTCAATGCTTAGGTTAATTCCTTTTAATACTTCAATACTTTCTTTTCCCGCCTGATAGGACTTGGTTATGCCTGTTAAGTTGATCATTCCGCATCCACTTCCACGCCGTCTTTCAGCTGATCTGATGGATTCGTAATAATCAAATCCTTCTCTTCAAGTCCGCCTGTGATCTCGATTTTATTCCCGGAAGCAACACCAGTCTCCACTTCCTGTTTATAACTTTTCTGATCCCTGACCACGAATACATATACACTGCTGTCTCCCGTTACCACTGCGTTTGCAGGAACAGTGAGTGTCTTCTTCTTATCCGTTTCGATTTCCATTATGAGCTGAAAACCCGGTCTCAGGGACATCTCCTTTGCCGAAATCTCCACCCGATACTGCGGCGCACTATTTTCCGCAGGGTTTATTCCCTGATTCTCTTCAGGCATATCAGCCACTTCGCTGACTTCACCTTTCCATTCCTTGTCAGGAATCGCATCGGAACGGAGGGTCACTTTTTGCCCCTCATTGACCTTCAGTGAATCGAATTCTGAAAGCAGGCCCGATGCTAAGGTCGCTTTCAGATCCCCAATATAAATGACTGGTTTTCCTGCCGAAGATGGGTCGGATGACGTTGCTTTGTTCAACTGGAGCACCACTCCATCCATGGTGCTCTTAATCTCTAATTCTTCCAGGCGTTTTTCAATATCCTTCTTCTGCAGAAGCACCTGGCTTAATTCCAGATTCGCCAATCGCTTTTCCAGCTTAAGCTGATCCCTTTCAGGCTGTATCTGTTTTTCAGCCTCTTTTTTTCCAGCCTGTTTGTGCAGCTCTTTTTCCTTATCGCCCAGCTCATCTTCCTGTTTTTCAAGCTGATTGATTTTTAAATAACCTGATTCAGCCTGGAGTTTAACTTTTTCCAGTTCCAGGGCTAAAGCATGCTCATCAAACCTGGCCAGAACCTCTCCTTTTTTGACTGAATCCCCTTCTTCCACAAGGAACTCCTTTATTTCTCCTTTTTCGGGAGAAGCATATATCTTCTGTTCATTTACCAGCTTCACTGTTCCGGGAATCATTATCTGTTCTGTTATTTCCTCCTGCACCGGATGGGCGGTTTTTACTTCAGGCCCTTTTGCGAACGCCTGTCTGTAGATGCTCACGCCAGCCATCAGCAACACCACAGCCGTCACTCCGATGGCAATCCAAACTTTTTTTTTCATTTAAACACCAGTCATTCCTGAGACGGTATTGCTGAGTAAAGCAAACAGAATGCCAATAATGAAGAACGCAATCGCAATGCCCCAAGCCCAGCCTTTTGATAATCCTGCCACCCGCTGCAGCCCTATCGCCGTGATAACCGACTGCCAAATGCTGAATAATTCAATAGAACCTAAGATTCCCGGCTTCTCACTATTCGTCAGTCCTGCTAAACTAGTAATAAAAATTTCCGGATTTCCGCCGATCGCGGCTCTCAAAGCCATGTTAAGGATAAGACCCAAACCGCCAATCACAATAATATGGACATTCATAGAGAATAACTGTTTAAACGTCGCATCAGATCCAGCAATCTTAGTGAAAATCATATAGATAGCACTTGAAATCAGCGCCACAAATACCGGTGTGAATATACCTGTAATTGCAACTCCGCCCCTGGCAAACATCATCACCATTTCGGCTTCCGCGTCGCTCATCCCTTCGAGGCCCAGATAAGAAGCATCCATCGACATTGCCATTAAAAACATGCCGATCGAATAAATAATACTCACCAATATGAGCGGCACCCAAATCCTAGGATTCTGGCGGATCCGGTCAAACTGCTCCCCCGGACTCCATATCATCCCTAGCAAACTCGGTTTTGCACTGCTCGTTTTTACTTCCTGTTCCATATAGAACACTCCTATTCTAGTTAAAAATAATTCCACTATGCATTACGGAATCATATAGAAAAGGTTTCAAAAAATTACATTTTTATCCTGAAAAATTATACCTACACAGCCTTCCGCTGAAAATAAAAATAGCCGCACAGATAAAACAGTAAAAAGAATCCCCCGATCACAGTCATAAGCTGCTCCCATGGAATAAAGAAAATGTCACCGCTCTCTGTCGCTGGATACATCATGGCAAATGGCTGTGCCCACGGATAATAGGGACCCACTTTCTCGGAATTCATCGCCAGAATGGATGGCAGCGTAAAAACAACGTTGACCGCAAAAGGCGCAGCAAAGCTTTTGAACCAGACGGACATCCACAGCTGCAGCGCGACTAATGGGAACGCTGCGACCCAGCCTCCCAGTATGCTCTTCCAGACAATCGCCGCCGGAAAAGGATCAGCTATGCCTTTATATAATCCTGCTCCTGCAATAGCGGCCAAATAAAATAACTGGATAAACAAAACCAATAACAGGATCAGAACATATTTAGCCGCAAACACTTTCCCCCTTGTGACTGGCAGCGCCAGCAGCTGCTTCCAGCCCCCGGCCTGATGCTCATACCTGCAGACAAGGCTTGCCAGGACTCCCGTTACTAACGGCAAAAAGAGAACCGCATAAGGCAAATTCATATAAATCAAAAGCATATACCATTCGTTCATCATCCCCGCTGCATCAGCTGTGTCTGCCCCAATCCCGGCACCTATCCCAATCAGCGGCCCTACTAGAAGGATGCCGATAATGTTTGATTTGCGCAGTTTAAACCATTCCGATTTCAAAATAGTAAGCATCTATTTCACATCCCTTCTCACAAAATCAATCATGCCGGCTGCGTATAATAATAAGCCCGCTCCGGCGCCAAGCAAGACGTTGATGATTGGTTCCTCCCAGTCATTCAGCAGCAGCGGCCATTTCCAGATCAGCCAATCCGGTAAGGCATGGCCAGCATAAGTCAAAATCACACCCAGAATGCCCAGGGTGATTGGCACACCCTGGTTCACACTCACGGTCGCTGCCCATAGCTGCAGCGCCAAAACAGGCAATGCCGCAAAAAAAGGATAAAAGCTATATTTAAGCAGTCCGGCATACGCAATCTCACCGCCCAAATCCAGAGAGATTCCAAAAGCAAGCGTGAACAGCAGCAAAAGCACAGAAGAAATCAGGAGCAGAAGTGACAGCACCGTGAATTTTGATAAATACACCCTCATTTTCGAAACCGGCAGTGCCATCAGCTGTTTCCAGGCGTTCGTTTCATTTTCAATACTTGACATAAAAGATGTCAGAATGACGATGCCCAGCACAATCGCCAGCGGTGTGAACGAATGGATATTGTCCAGATAATACCCCCAGCGGTCATCATTCTGTCCGAACAAGTAATCCTTGCGCACCCCGTAATTGACCATCTGCATGGCTACTACCCCAATTGGACCCAGGACGGTCAGAAACCAAATTCCTTTCCGCTTGATTTTCATAAATTCGGCGGACAGCAACTTTCCCATCATCCAGCCTGCTCCTCTCTTGTCATTTGCAGGAATATGTCTTCCAATGACCGCTTTTCTTCTTCCACCCGATAAACGGAAAATCCATCTGCCACAAGTCCGCGTACAGCTTCAGCCACTTTTTCATCCGACAGCTGGGGCAGCGAAATGATGCCATTATCCAAACCAGCCTTCATTCCTCTTCCCAGCAGGGAGCGCCAGGCTTTATCGCTCTCGCTGACCTTTAATAGTACAGATTGCTGTGCAAACATGCGCATCGCTTCAATAGAATCCTGAAATATCATTTTCCCTTTTGTCACAATGCCAACTGTTGTCGCCATCTGGTCAATCTCCGATAATAGATGGCTTGAGATCAGCACGGTCATCCCGCATTCCGATGGCAGGCTTTTAATTAAATTGCGGATCTCAATAATTCCTGAAGGGTCTAAACCGTTTGTCGGCTCATCGAGAATCAGCAGTTCCGGGTTATTCAGCAGCGAGGCAGCAATCCCAAGCCTCTGCTTCATCCCCAGTGAGAAGCCCTTTACTTTTTTATCCCCGGCAGCTGTCAGCCGGACAATTCCCAGTACTTCATCGATTCTCTGTTTCGGCACACCCAATATTTTTCTTATGGCTTCCAGATTTTCTTTTGCCGTTAAATGCGGATAATAGGATGGTGACTCCACAAGCGAGCCCATACGTCTCAATATATTTAACCTTTCTTTCTTTAAATCTTTTTGAAAAATTTCAATTCTGCCTGAAGTGGGCTTCATCAGGCCCAACAGCATCCGGATCGTCGTTGTTTTCCCTGCCCCATTCGGTCCCAGAAATCCGTAGATCTCTCCTTTAGGTATTTTCATTTCCAGTCCTGACACAGCTTTCTCCTGACCAAAATGCTTTGATAAATTTTCTGTTCTTACGATATACTCCATTCCTCTCACCTCAAATTCCATCTTATCCGGCGAAGGTTAAAACAAAGGTGGAGGGAAGTTTAAAATTCGTTTAAAAAATGACACTTTTCCCCTCTGCTATGCGTCTAATACAGCAGAGAGGAGTAAACATAATGACGTTTAAAAAACTGTTTAACATTGGGTACGCGGTATTCCTGCTTGCCTTCTTACTCGTATATTTCTTTATTCCGCATACTTATGGCTGGGTTGTCCTGGTTACTCTGGCTATTCTTTTTGGCATCTATCAATTGATTATCTTATGGAAACTGAAGCCAAAAAGGAGCACCTCCTGAGGCTGCTCCTAATGTTTTCTAATGATTTTAATCACTGTACCACTGTCACCGGACTCAATATCCCACTCAAGTTTCATACCCTTTACCATCATATCCACAATGGATAAGCCAATCCCTGCTCCCTTTTCATTGGAACTGTTTTTCAGCCCATTTCCATAATCGGTAAAAACAATGACATCGCACACTTCGGTGGATTCTGTCGCCACTTCAAGAAAAAGCCCATCCTTCGCATGCCGCAGCACATTTTGCAGAATGTTATCAAAAATACGGCCCAGCCACATTGGATCGGCCTGCCATTTCTTCTCAAATGGCTCTAACTCGATGTTCACTTCAAAGCCTTCCTTCTCAAAGACAGGATACCAGGACGCCATATTTTCACGAACAAACCGGACTGCATCCAGCTCGATCAGCTCCTGCTTATGCTTGCTAGCCATTAAAAGCGTGTAGCTCATTAAATTTTCTATCAGTCTATCAATATTGACGATTGATGTTTCCAGTGCTTTGACAGCCTGTTTCCCTTCAGGAGACAAATCTTCCTTTGCGATCGAGTAGGTTTGCGCATTGATTTTCGTCAAAGGCGTGCGCAGATCATGTGAAAGATTAGCAATCAGCTCCCTCCTAAGCTGCTCTTCCTCCTGCTCGCGCTGCTTGCTTTCTTTAAGCTCCTCGACCATTTCATTAAAGGTCTTCTCCAGCTGGCCAATTTCATCATTCTTTTGCACATCAATACCGATCGGCAGGCTGTCCATATCCCGTCTTTCCATTGCCTCCTGGAGATGAAGCAGCCTTTTGCGAATGCCCCGGAAAAATAAAAAGGAGACGATGATAAACAGGGTAATGATCAAAAGCAGACCCGCTCCTAAGAAGATTCCGTATTTTTCTGCTACCTTCACCATCGGCGGAAGAAACAAATTCCGCGGTATTTCCAGAACGATAAAACCATTTTTTTCATCACCGCCAATAAAGCTAATGACTGTAAAGGGGTCTCCGCCATACCTCTCCTTAATAAACTTCGCTGTATAGGCAGGCGTCCACTGAGCAGGCAGATTCCCCTTCACATCCAGCTGCTCCATCAGATTTCCCATTTCATCTACCCAAAACATCGAAGCATCAGGATACGTCTTTTTCCATTCAGCAAACAGACTGCTTATGGATTCACTTGAGCTATTTTCCAATGCTTTTGCATCCGCATGCCATTTTTCTTCAATCTGCTTAGGATCCGTTTCATTTTGGTTTTGTTTCTGTTCCCCTAAGATGTCTTCCTGAAGACCCATAGCCAGCATAGCCACGAGTAAATAAGCTGCCTGAAACAGAAATAAGGCAACCAGAATAATTGCCATATACCTCGCCTGCAGCGATTGAAAAAATCTTTTCATATCTTCACCCTGTAGCCGATTCCGCGAATGGTCTCAATGATTTCAGGACGTGAAGGATTCTTCTCGAGCTTTTCACGAAGATAGCGGATATGAACCATCATTGTTTTGTCGCCCTCCATGTATTGTTCTCCCCAAACGCCTTCATAAAGCTGCTCTTTTGTCAGAATCTGATTCAGATGACGAATGAAGAACTGAAAGAGCTGGTACTGCTTGCCTGTCAATTGAATTTCACGGTCTGCCTCCCGGTCGATAATCCGCATATCCTTTGTATGTACCTGCAAGTGGTGAAGCTCCAACACCTGATCATTCTTTTGAAATCGCCTTAACAATACTTCAATCCTCGCGGCAAGCTCATCCGGCTGGAAAGGCTTTGTCAAATAATCATCCGCAAAGCTCAGGCCCTCCAGCTTATCCTCCACCGCCGCCCTTGCCGAAAGCATAAGTACCGGCATGTCATTCTTTACTTTCTTAATTCGCTTCCCTATCGAAAACCCGTCAAGCCCGGGAAGCATCACATCCAAAATCGCAATATCCGCATCAGAAAGATACCCTTCCATCCCTTCCCCGGTCTGTAGCCAGATCACCTCATGGCCTCTTTCCCCTAAATCATTTTTCAGCCAGCTGCCAATATCGCTTTCATCTTCTATGTATAAGATTCGCGCCATACTCTCCACCCTTAAACTTATCTTTTTTAATCTGCTATTTCAGGAGATTTTGCTATGCAAGAACATCCGCCCTTACATACGAATGCTTCTCTACATGATTATCTTTTATTTACTACTTACGAAAGCTAATCCCAGAGGTTTCAATTTTATGGAAAAAACTATTTAATTTTCACTTCATCTATTCGGCTCTTATACCAGGTATGGAAGAATGAAGCCCATTCTGCCGGCACATTCTCCATGCCGGCATGCTGAACAGGCTTTCCGCGGTTTACAGTCTGTATAGAGGCCAGACCAAACA
This region includes:
- a CDS encoding response regulator transcription factor, with the translated sequence MARILYIEDESDIGSWLKNDLGERGHEVIWLQTGEGMEGYLSDADIAILDVMLPGLDGFSIGKRIKKVKNDMPVLMLSARAAVEDKLEGLSFADDYLTKPFQPDELAARIEVLLRRFQKNDQVLELHHLQVHTKDMRIIDREADREIQLTGKQYQLFQFFIRHLNQILTKEQLYEGVWGEQYMEGDKTMMVHIRYLREKLEKNPSRPEIIETIRGIGYRVKI
- a CDS encoding ABC transporter permease, with amino-acid sequence MSFLENIKMALSSLKAHKMRSVLTMIGIIIGVGAVIIVVAIGQGGEAMLKTQLTGPGNTVELLYQPSEEEIQANPNIFNEAPFDGEDIKALEQIPEIKRVVASSSQFSQASYGEQTAETSTTGVGPAFFELNNVDLEKGRSFTAADFLGGRRVGLVSFSMQEELFDGQSPVGEVIRIGNQPIEIIGVMEKPTGLFSFGVLEIYVPTKTWQTIYGKSDFTQVTLQAESADQLQTAGKKAASLLNKMHNTEESYMVINMEEMAEGIGQITKVMTLIIGSIAGISLFVGGIGVMNIMLVSVTERTREIGIRKALGATRGQIMGQFLIESVTLTLIGGVLGILLGWGSASLISFFAGWPSLISWQVVAGALFFSMAIGIIFGLLPANKASRLSPIESLRYE
- a CDS encoding efflux RND transporter periplasmic adaptor subunit gives rise to the protein MKKKVWIAIGVTAVVLLMAGVSIYRQAFAKGPEVKTAHPVQEEITEQIMIPGTVKLVNEQKIYASPEKGEIKEFLVEEGDSVKKGEVLARFDEHALALELEKVKLQAESGYLKINQLEKQEDELGDKEKELHKQAGKKEAEKQIQPERDQLKLEKRLANLELSQVLLQKKDIEKRLEELEIKSTMDGVVLQLNKATSSDPSSAGKPVIYIGDLKATLASGLLSEFDSLKVNEGQKVTLRSDAIPDKEWKGEVSEVADMPEENQGINPAENSAPQYRVEISAKEMSLRPGFQLIMEIETDKKKTLTVPANAVVTGDSSVYVFVVRDQKSYKQEVETGVASGNKIEITGGLEEKDLIITNPSDQLKDGVEVDAE
- a CDS encoding ABC transporter permease is translated as MMGKLLSAEFMKIKRKGIWFLTVLGPIGVVAMQMVNYGVRKDYLFGQNDDRWGYYLDNIHSFTPLAIVLGIVILTSFMSSIENETNAWKQLMALPVSKMRVYLSKFTVLSLLLLISSVLLLLFTLAFGISLDLGGEIAYAGLLKYSFYPFFAALPVLALQLWAATVSVNQGVPITLGILGVILTYAGHALPDWLIWKWPLLLNDWEEPIINVLLGAGAGLLLYAAGMIDFVRRDVK
- a CDS encoding ABC transporter ATP-binding protein, translating into MINLTGITKSYQAGKESIEVLKGINLSIEQGDSVAIMGPSGSGKSTLMNIIGCLDLPTEGIYELDGENISHYSEAELAKVRNQSIGFVFQQFHLLPRLTAIQNVELPMIYSGLAKKERLERAEAALVKVGLADRMEHLPNALSGGQKQRVAIARAIVNEPKIILADEPTGALDTKTSASIMDLFSELNHEGSTIVMVTHEPEIAEYAHHTIMVRDGLIVNAEPSRRGAPV
- a CDS encoding ABC transporter permease — translated: MLTILKSEWFKLRKSNIIGILLVGPLIGIGAGIGADTADAAGMMNEWYMLLIYMNLPYAVLFLPLVTGVLASLVCRYEHQAGGWKQLLALPVTRGKVFAAKYVLILLLVLFIQLFYLAAIAGAGLYKGIADPFPAAIVWKSILGGWVAAFPLVALQLWMSVWFKSFAAPFAVNVVFTLPSILAMNSEKVGPYYPWAQPFAMMYPATESGDIFFIPWEQLMTVIGGFFLLFYLCGYFYFQRKAV
- a CDS encoding ABC transporter ATP-binding protein; translated protein: MEYIVRTENLSKHFGQEKAVSGLEMKIPKGEIYGFLGPNGAGKTTTIRMLLGLMKPTSGRIEIFQKDLKKERLNILRRMGSLVESPSYYPHLTAKENLEAIRKILGVPKQRIDEVLGIVRLTAAGDKKVKGFSLGMKQRLGIAASLLNNPELLILDEPTNGLDPSGIIEIRNLIKSLPSECGMTVLISSHLLSEIDQMATTVGIVTKGKMIFQDSIEAMRMFAQQSVLLKVSESDKAWRSLLGRGMKAGLDNGIISLPQLSDEKVAEAVRGLVADGFSVYRVEEEKRSLEDIFLQMTREEQAG
- a CDS encoding Yip1 family protein: MEQEVKTSSAKPSLLGMIWSPGEQFDRIRQNPRIWVPLILVSIIYSIGMFLMAMSMDASYLGLEGMSDAEAEMVMMFARGGVAITGIFTPVFVALISSAIYMIFTKIAGSDATFKQLFSMNVHIIVIGGLGLILNMALRAAIGGNPEIFITSLAGLTNSEKPGILGSIELFSIWQSVITAIGLQRVAGLSKGWAWGIAIAFFIIGILFALLSNTVSGMTGV
- a CDS encoding sensor histidine kinase, producing MKRFFQSLQARYMAIILVALFLFQAAYLLVAMLAMGLQEDILGEQKQNQNETDPKQIEEKWHADAKALENSSSESISSLFAEWKKTYPDASMFWVDEMGNLMEQLDVKGNLPAQWTPAYTAKFIKERYGGDPFTVISFIGGDEKNGFIVLEIPRNLFLPPMVKVAEKYGIFLGAGLLLIITLFIIVSFLFFRGIRKRLLHLQEAMERRDMDSLPIGIDVQKNDEIGQLEKTFNEMVEELKESKQREQEEEQLRRELIANLSHDLRTPLTKINAQTYSIAKEDLSPEGKQAVKALETSIVNIDRLIENLMSYTLLMASKHKQELIELDAVRFVRENMASWYPVFEKEGFEVNIELEPFEKKWQADPMWLGRIFDNILQNVLRHAKDGLFLEVATESTEVCDVIVFTDYGNGLKNSSNEKGAGIGLSIVDMMVKGMKLEWDIESGDSGTVIKIIRKH